A genomic segment from uncultured Desulfuromonas sp. encodes:
- the codB gene encoding cytosine permease, protein MNESDVQSQSDFSLQPVPGAQRRGFWSMLIVMMGFTFFSASMWTGGKLGTGLSATSFILAVLGGNLILGIYTGTLAHIAAVTGLSTHRLAHASFGVQGSWLPSVLLGATQVGWFGVGVVMFALPVHKVTGVSLPLLIAVGGLLMTTTAYFGIRALTALSLVAVPAIAVLGLFSVGEAVATSGGMASLFAMTPEAPLSLSVALTLCVGSFISGGTLTADFTRFARSSRVAVSTTVLAFFLGNSLMFVFGAVGAAVYQQADISEVMLRQGLIVPAMLVLGLNIWTTNDSALYASGLAFANITGLSKKKMVLVNGTLGSLCAVVLYQHFVGFLTVLGSCLPPIGAIIISDYFFHGKKRWHHSTGFKAGIRAAAVMAWIFGCVAAHLLPGLPPLNGLAVAALVYLSCEFISKLRRPLL, encoded by the coding sequence ATGAACGAGTCGGACGTGCAATCGCAGAGTGACTTTTCGTTGCAACCTGTTCCTGGTGCTCAGCGTCGTGGCTTTTGGTCGATGTTGATTGTGATGATGGGGTTCACCTTTTTTTCAGCCAGCATGTGGACGGGTGGAAAGCTCGGCACCGGGCTGTCGGCTACGTCGTTCATCTTAGCTGTCTTGGGTGGCAATCTCATTCTCGGCATTTACACCGGAACACTGGCTCATATTGCCGCTGTAACAGGGTTGTCCACGCATCGTCTGGCGCATGCGTCGTTTGGTGTCCAGGGCTCTTGGTTGCCTTCGGTCTTGTTGGGGGCGACGCAAGTGGGCTGGTTTGGCGTCGGGGTTGTTATGTTCGCATTGCCGGTCCACAAAGTGACCGGTGTTTCGCTGCCGCTGTTAATTGCTGTTGGTGGTCTTCTGATGACGACAACCGCGTATTTCGGTATTCGTGCGTTGACGGCCTTGAGTCTGGTTGCAGTGCCTGCCATTGCCGTGTTGGGCCTGTTCTCCGTTGGTGAAGCTGTTGCTACCTCCGGTGGGATGGCGTCACTGTTCGCCATGACACCGGAAGCGCCATTGAGCCTGTCTGTCGCACTGACCCTCTGCGTTGGTTCTTTTATCAGCGGCGGCACACTCACGGCTGATTTTACCCGTTTTGCACGCAGCAGTCGGGTCGCGGTGTCAACGACCGTACTGGCGTTTTTTCTCGGGAACTCGTTGATGTTTGTTTTTGGCGCCGTGGGTGCAGCGGTTTATCAGCAGGCGGATATTTCCGAGGTGATGCTGCGCCAGGGTCTGATTGTCCCGGCCATGTTGGTGCTGGGTTTGAATATCTGGACAACAAACGACAGCGCTCTTTACGCATCCGGCCTGGCTTTCGCCAATATCACGGGGTTGTCCAAAAAAAAGATGGTGCTTGTCAATGGAACTCTGGGCTCACTGTGTGCCGTTGTTCTCTATCAGCACTTTGTCGGTTTTCTGACCGTGCTTGGTTCCTGCCTGCCACCCATCGGGGCGATCATTATCAGTGATTATTTTTTCCACGGCAAAAAACGCTGGCACCATTCAACGGGGTTCAAGGCCGGAATAAGGGCGGCAGCGGTTATGGCGTGGATTTTCGGTTGCGTTGCCGCCCATCTCTTACCGGGCTTGCCTCCACTCAACGGTTTAGCCGTTGCCGCACTGGTGTACCTGTCTTGCGAGTTCATCAGCAAACTGCGGCGACCCTTGTTGTAG